The Salinibaculum sp. SYNS191 genome has a window encoding:
- a CDS encoding YccF domain-containing protein, which translates to MDTTAGQPNGTTATERRGTSPSLLVRAVYFLIVGWWATGIWLGVAWLLNLTIVGIPLGIKLINRVPLVLSLKRRPIDVTADATGRITESSRPQRSLLLRAVYFLFVGWWASGVWLGLAYLASLSIVGLPLAVWMYGKLPFVVSLYRY; encoded by the coding sequence ATGGACACGACTGCTGGACAGCCGAACGGAACCACCGCCACCGAACGCCGCGGGACCAGCCCGTCGCTTCTCGTGCGTGCGGTGTACTTCCTCATCGTCGGCTGGTGGGCGACGGGCATCTGGCTCGGCGTCGCGTGGCTGCTGAACCTCACCATCGTCGGGATACCGCTGGGCATCAAACTCATCAACCGGGTGCCGCTGGTGCTCTCGCTGAAGCGTCGCCCGATAGACGTGACTGCAGACGCCACCGGGCGGATTACCGAGTCCAGCCGACCGCAGCGCTCGCTTCTCCTGCGAGCGGTGTACTTCCTGTTCGTGGGCTGGTGGGCCAGCGGGGTCTGGCTGGGACTGGCGTACCTGGCGTCCCTGTCGATAGTCGGCCTGCCGCTGGCGGTCTGGATGTACGGCAAACTCCCCTTCGTGGTCTCGCTCTACAGGTACTGA
- a CDS encoding competence/damage-inducible protein A, whose protein sequence is MQVALLTIGDELLAGDTVNTNAAWLAERLTERGVTVTRILTIPDDRSLIAERVRAYSDAFDAVIVTGGLGGTPDDVTVDAVADTFDRDLVVSEQALSAVEERLDNLGDAVPDLDVDAEAEATIPAGSRPLLNPQGLSPGCVVENVYVMPGIPRELKAMFGEIAGEFAGDAVSKFLYTEEPEANIVSTLEGVAESFDVTVGCYPDREARHNRLKLIATDEGTLDEAAAYLRERIEVSETPIERDWGRADVAGDED, encoded by the coding sequence ATGCAGGTCGCCTTGCTGACCATCGGTGACGAACTGCTCGCCGGGGACACGGTGAACACCAACGCCGCCTGGCTGGCCGAACGTCTCACCGAGCGCGGCGTCACCGTCACGCGAATCCTCACCATCCCGGACGACCGGTCGCTCATCGCCGAGCGCGTCCGGGCGTACAGCGACGCCTTCGACGCCGTCATCGTCACGGGAGGACTCGGCGGGACGCCCGACGACGTGACCGTCGACGCCGTCGCCGACACCTTCGACCGCGACCTGGTGGTCAGCGAGCAAGCGCTCTCGGCCGTCGAGGAACGCCTAGACAACCTCGGGGACGCCGTGCCGGACCTAGACGTCGACGCCGAGGCGGAGGCGACCATCCCCGCCGGGTCCCGGCCGCTGCTCAACCCGCAGGGGCTGTCGCCCGGCTGTGTCGTCGAGAACGTCTACGTCATGCCGGGCATCCCCCGGGAGCTGAAGGCGATGTTCGGCGAGATAGCCGGGGAGTTCGCCGGCGACGCCGTCTCGAAGTTCCTCTACACGGAGGAACCCGAGGCGAACATCGTCTCGACGCTGGAGGGCGTCGCGGAGTCCTTCGACGTCACCGTCGGCTGCTATCCCGACCGCGAGGCCAGACACAACCGGCTGAAACTCATCGCGACCGACGAGGGGACGCTCGACGAGGCGGCCGCGTACCTCCGCGAGCGCATCGAGGTCAGCGAGACCCCCATCGAGCGCGACTGGGGACGGGCCGACGTCGCCGGCGACGAGGACTGA
- a CDS encoding branched-chain amino acid transaminase, whose translation MSERPEMYEGVDTIWMDGEFVDFEDAQTHVLTHGLHYGTGVFEGVRCYDTADGPAIFRWEEHLERFYQSAKPYDMEIPFEPEEISEATVELIRREELDSCYIRPVAFYGYGPLGLNPGNSPVQVAIAVWPWGAYLGEEALEEGVDVAVSSWRKHASSQIPTNAKTTGAYVNSVLASLEAKGNGYTEAIVLNKEGNVAEGPGENIFLVRDGELYTTGLAESILDGITRQSVVDIAEDLGYTVHDDATISRGELYTADELFFTGTAAEVTPIRSVDDNEIGAGTKGPVTDEIQTTFFDILDDPPAAYEDWFHPV comes from the coding sequence ATGAGCGAGCGACCCGAGATGTACGAGGGCGTCGACACCATCTGGATGGACGGCGAGTTCGTCGACTTCGAGGACGCACAGACGCACGTGCTGACCCACGGCCTCCACTACGGGACGGGCGTCTTCGAGGGCGTGCGCTGTTACGACACCGCCGACGGCCCCGCAATCTTCCGCTGGGAGGAGCACCTGGAGCGGTTCTACCAGTCCGCAAAGCCCTACGACATGGAGATTCCCTTCGAGCCCGAGGAAATTTCCGAGGCCACGGTGGAACTCATCCGCCGGGAGGAACTGGACTCCTGTTACATCCGCCCTGTCGCTTTCTACGGCTACGGCCCGCTCGGACTGAACCCCGGGAACTCCCCGGTGCAGGTCGCCATCGCCGTCTGGCCGTGGGGCGCGTACCTCGGCGAGGAGGCCCTGGAGGAGGGCGTCGACGTCGCCGTCTCCTCGTGGCGCAAGCACGCCTCCAGCCAGATTCCCACGAACGCGAAGACGACCGGCGCGTACGTCAACAGCGTGCTGGCGAGCTTAGAGGCCAAGGGCAACGGGTACACCGAGGCCATCGTCCTCAACAAGGAGGGCAACGTCGCCGAGGGGCCGGGCGAGAACATCTTCCTGGTCCGGGACGGCGAACTCTACACGACGGGGCTCGCGGAGTCCATCCTCGACGGCATCACCCGCCAGTCGGTCGTCGACATCGCCGAGGACCTCGGCTACACGGTCCACGACGACGCCACCATCTCGCGGGGTGAACTCTACACCGCGGACGAACTGTTCTTCACCGGCACCGCCGCGGAGGTCACGCCCATCCGGTCCGTCGACGACAACGAAATCGGCGCGGGGACGAAGGGACCGGTCACCGACGAGATTCAGACGACCTTCTTCGACATCCTCGACGACCCGCCGGCGGCCTACGAGGACTGGTTCCACCCGGTGTAG
- the ribB gene encoding 3,4-dihydroxy-2-butanone-4-phosphate synthase, with the protein MSSSGDMPRTTDSVGAAVDAFRRGQPVCIHDAADREGETDLVYPAGAVTPDAVARMRNDAGGLVCVALGNEVAAAFDLPFVQETIDHPAAADHDLAYDDRSSFSITVNHRDTRTGITDTDRALTITALADAAADPAGTDFAGTFRAPGHVHILRAAPNLLADRQGHTELGIALAEAAELPPAAVVCEMLDDETGEALPPAAARAYAERADIPYVEGAELLDRFD; encoded by the coding sequence ATGTCGAGCAGCGGTGACATGCCCCGAACGACAGACAGCGTCGGCGCTGCCGTCGACGCGTTCCGCCGCGGACAGCCGGTCTGTATCCACGACGCCGCCGACCGCGAGGGGGAGACCGACCTCGTCTACCCCGCCGGCGCGGTGACCCCCGACGCCGTCGCGCGGATGCGCAACGACGCCGGCGGCCTGGTCTGCGTCGCGCTCGGAAACGAGGTTGCCGCCGCCTTCGACCTCCCCTTCGTCCAGGAGACCATCGACCACCCCGCGGCGGCCGACCACGACCTCGCCTACGACGACCGCTCCTCCTTTTCTATCACGGTGAACCACCGCGACACCCGCACCGGCATCACCGACACCGACCGCGCGCTCACCATCACGGCGCTGGCCGACGCCGCCGCGGACCCCGCCGGCACCGACTTCGCGGGGACCTTCCGCGCGCCCGGCCACGTCCACATCCTCCGGGCAGCACCGAACCTGCTCGCCGACCGGCAGGGCCACACAGAACTCGGCATCGCCCTCGCCGAGGCAGCCGAGCTGCCTCCCGCCGCCGTCGTCTGCGAGATGCTCGACGACGAGACCGGCGAGGCGCTCCCGCCGGCGGCCGCCCGCGCCTACGCCGAGCGCGCGGACATCCCCTACGTCGAGGGGGCGGAACTGCTCGACCGGTTCGACTGA
- a CDS encoding DUF120 domain-containing protein — protein sequence MTETQRALGPDGLATLKQLALVGALDGEAKLSCSALAERLDASTQTASRRLQQLDSGGYVERDIVSDGQWVQLTDEGERHLQAEYADYRRLFERNSGVELTGTVTSGMGEGRHYITLPGYMEQFVEKLGYEPFAGTLNIDLTEESIRRRARLGAIDPTVIEGWEDDERTYGPAYCYPATLHGAGSYGPVHVITPERTHHGDDHLEVIAPDRLRDTLDLADGDEVTVHVEQR from the coding sequence ATGACAGAGACGCAGCGAGCGCTCGGTCCGGACGGGCTGGCGACGCTGAAACAGCTCGCGCTGGTGGGCGCGCTCGACGGCGAGGCGAAGCTGTCGTGTTCGGCGCTGGCCGAGCGGCTCGACGCCTCGACGCAGACCGCCTCCAGACGCCTCCAGCAACTCGACAGCGGCGGATACGTCGAGCGGGACATCGTCAGCGACGGCCAGTGGGTGCAGCTCACAGACGAGGGCGAGCGGCACCTCCAGGCCGAGTACGCCGACTACCGGCGGCTGTTCGAGCGCAACAGCGGCGTCGAGCTAACCGGGACGGTCACCAGCGGCATGGGCGAGGGTCGCCACTACATCACGCTGCCGGGCTACATGGAGCAGTTCGTGGAGAAGCTCGGCTACGAGCCCTTCGCGGGCACGCTGAACATCGACCTCACCGAGGAGAGCATCCGCCGGCGCGCCCGGCTAGGTGCCATCGACCCCACCGTCATCGAGGGCTGGGAGGACGACGAGCGGACGTACGGCCCGGCCTACTGCTACCCCGCGACGCTGCACGGGGCAGGGTCGTACGGCCCGGTCCACGTCATCACGCCAGAGCGGACCCACCACGGCGACGACCACCTTGAGGTCATCGCCCCGGACCGCCTGCGAGACACGCTTGACCTCGCCGACGGCGACGAGGTGACTGTCCATGTCGAGCAGCGGTGA
- a CDS encoding DUF502 domain-containing protein: MATWKRDFASGLIILTPVLVTLFVVVWIFNQLAGIPIEVEPPVLRVGLTLVVFLLLVMAVGFLMRTALGAVVESSLDSLINHLPGLRVVYNASKMAAETALSGTDELQTPVKVETWNGLRMTAFKTGKQTSDGRDLLFLPTAPNITTGFVIEVESNEYQETDETVEEALTRVLSAGFGETRETAVSDLFEDPVRDGNGEVEAEQSERSSGLD, from the coding sequence ATGGCCACCTGGAAGCGCGACTTCGCGAGCGGGCTCATCATCCTCACCCCGGTTCTAGTGACGCTTTTCGTCGTCGTCTGGATATTCAACCAGCTCGCGGGGATTCCGATAGAGGTCGAACCCCCGGTGCTCCGGGTGGGACTGACGCTCGTCGTCTTCCTCCTGCTCGTGATGGCGGTGGGCTTTCTCATGCGGACCGCTCTCGGCGCGGTCGTCGAGAGCTCGCTCGACAGCCTCATCAACCACCTGCCCGGCCTGCGGGTGGTCTACAACGCCTCGAAGATGGCCGCCGAGACCGCGCTGTCGGGCACCGACGAACTCCAGACCCCCGTGAAGGTCGAGACCTGGAACGGGCTCCGCATGACCGCGTTCAAGACCGGCAAGCAGACCAGCGACGGCCGCGACCTCCTCTTTCTGCCGACGGCACCCAACATCACCACCGGCTTCGTCATCGAAGTCGAGTCCAACGAGTACCAGGAGACCGACGAGACCGTCGAGGAGGCCCTGACGCGCGTGCTCAGCGCGGGCTTCGGCGAGACGAGGGAGACGGCCGTCTCGGACCTGTTCGAGGACCCCGTCCGCGACGGGAACGGCGAGGTAGAGGCCGAACAGTCCGAACGCTCCTCTGGGCTGGACTGA
- a CDS encoding proline dehydrogenase family protein, translating into MLPPLARRFVAGESAAAALEHARRLDKDGIGTILNLLGEHYHDRAPADADADAYCRLVEDIGTTDLRVCLSVKPTQLGLSVGEDVFRENLARVVEAATEQDAFVWLDMEDHTTTDATLDAFEHHAREHGDVGVCVQANLRRTPADLERLAPLPGKVRLVKGAYDPPASIAIQGQKAVDEAYRDLLASMFEHFDGGVAVGSHDPAMLAEAASLHDRYGTDYEIQMLMGVREGAQRELARHREVWQYVPHGSRWLSYFYRRLTENVGTASFALRALLSG; encoded by the coding sequence ATGTTACCCCCGCTGGCGCGCCGGTTCGTCGCCGGCGAATCCGCCGCCGCCGCCCTGGAGCACGCCCGTCGACTGGACAAGGACGGCATCGGCACCATCCTGAACCTGCTCGGCGAGCACTACCACGACCGGGCACCCGCCGACGCCGACGCCGACGCCTACTGCCGGCTGGTCGAGGACATCGGCACCACCGACCTCCGCGTCTGCCTGTCTGTCAAACCCACTCAGCTCGGGCTCTCAGTCGGCGAGGACGTGTTCCGGGAGAACCTCGCGCGGGTCGTCGAGGCGGCCACGGAGCAGGACGCCTTCGTCTGGCTGGACATGGAGGACCACACGACGACCGACGCGACGCTGGACGCCTTCGAGCACCACGCCCGCGAGCACGGCGACGTCGGCGTCTGCGTGCAGGCGAACCTGCGGCGCACGCCCGCCGACCTCGAACGGCTGGCCCCGCTGCCGGGGAAGGTCCGCCTCGTCAAGGGAGCCTACGACCCGCCGGCGTCCATCGCCATCCAGGGTCAGAAGGCGGTCGACGAGGCCTACCGCGACCTGCTGGCGTCCATGTTCGAGCACTTCGACGGCGGCGTCGCGGTCGGGAGCCACGACCCGGCGATGCTCGCGGAGGCGGCGTCGCTGCACGACCGGTACGGGACCGACTACGAGATACAGATGCTGATGGGCGTCCGGGAGGGGGCACAGCGCGAACTGGCCCGCCACCGGGAGGTCTGGCAGTACGTCCCCCACGGGAGCCGGTGGCTCTCCTACTTCTACCGCCGGCTCACCGAGAACGTCGGCACCGCGAGTTTCGCCCTGCGTGCACTGCTCTCGGGGTGA
- a CDS encoding CDP-2,3-bis-(O-geranylgeranyl)-sn-glycerol synthase, whose product MGLLAVVATALWAMLPAYVPNNAAVLFGGGPPIDGGRTMGGRRLLGDGKTWRGTAAGWVAGAALGVLLNAVRDPVGEVIGVSLPTFPLAALLALPLGAMLGDIGASFLKRRTGRERGAPFPGVDQLDFVVGALLLTALAAPGWFADTFTLSVLAVVVVATPLLHVLTNAIAYLLGLKDEPW is encoded by the coding sequence ATGGGACTGCTCGCTGTCGTCGCCACGGCCCTCTGGGCGATGCTGCCGGCGTACGTGCCGAACAACGCCGCCGTCCTCTTCGGTGGCGGCCCGCCCATCGACGGCGGGCGGACGATGGGTGGCCGGCGGCTGCTCGGCGACGGCAAGACCTGGCGGGGCACCGCCGCCGGGTGGGTCGCCGGCGCTGCCCTCGGTGTCCTCCTCAACGCCGTCCGCGACCCGGTGGGCGAGGTTATCGGTGTCTCGCTCCCGACGTTTCCACTCGCTGCGCTGCTGGCGCTCCCGCTCGGGGCGATGCTCGGGGACATCGGAGCCTCCTTCCTGAAACGGCGCACCGGCCGCGAACGCGGCGCGCCCTTCCCCGGCGTCGACCAGCTCGACTTCGTCGTGGGCGCACTGCTGCTCACCGCACTCGCCGCGCCCGGCTGGTTCGCCGACACGTTCACACTTTCCGTCCTCGCGGTGGTCGTCGTCGCGACGCCGCTGTTGCACGTGCTGACCAACGCTATCGCCTACCTGCTCGGGCTGAAAGACGAGCCCTGGTAG
- the hemC gene encoding hydroxymethylbilane synthase, translating to MTERGTTIRLATRGSDLALRQAGTVRERLEQRRLTVDLVEVETTGDQLRDELIHRLGTTGAFVRALDEKVLDGDVDAAVHSMKDMPTDQPDDLVVAGIPERAAPNDVLVTPDGTELADLPDGATVGTSSLRRRAQLLAERPDLDVQPLRGNVDTRVEKLLAPSLTREYTARLDAEEAEESDDEDDDGEDAETEQYDRTVEEWFDDLAEIERRALEREVETEYDAICLAEAGLERSGLLHHLQVEHLDPAQFVSAPGQGAIAVTALAGDTAETMQGILDHPRTRVSTTVERTILAELGGGCVAPVGIYARLQGEVVTTTVRVLGENGSEEVGATRDLPVERHREAAREFAADLADQGAATLIEQARRDDPDEAKREQ from the coding sequence ATGACCGAACGCGGCACGACGATACGCCTCGCGACGCGGGGCTCTGACCTCGCTCTGCGGCAGGCCGGGACCGTCCGCGAGCGACTCGAACAGCGCCGCCTGACGGTCGACCTCGTCGAAGTCGAGACAACGGGCGACCAGCTCCGGGACGAACTCATCCACCGGCTGGGGACGACCGGGGCCTTCGTCCGCGCGCTCGACGAGAAGGTCCTCGACGGCGACGTAGACGCCGCGGTCCACTCGATGAAGGACATGCCGACCGACCAGCCCGACGACCTCGTCGTCGCGGGCATCCCGGAGCGCGCGGCCCCGAACGACGTACTCGTCACGCCCGACGGGACGGAACTGGCGGACCTCCCCGACGGGGCGACCGTCGGGACCTCCAGCCTCCGCCGGCGGGCGCAACTGCTCGCCGAGCGGCCGGACCTCGACGTCCAGCCCCTGCGCGGGAACGTCGACACGCGCGTCGAGAAGTTGCTCGCGCCGTCGCTGACCCGCGAGTACACCGCCCGGCTGGACGCCGAGGAGGCCGAGGAGAGCGACGACGAGGACGATGACGGGGAGGACGCGGAGACAGAGCAGTACGACCGGACCGTCGAGGAGTGGTTCGACGACCTCGCCGAGATAGAGCGCCGCGCGCTCGAACGCGAGGTGGAGACGGAGTACGACGCCATCTGCCTCGCCGAGGCGGGCTTAGAGCGCAGCGGTCTGCTCCACCACCTCCAGGTCGAGCACCTGGACCCGGCCCAGTTCGTGTCCGCGCCCGGCCAGGGAGCCATCGCGGTGACGGCACTCGCCGGCGACACGGCCGAGACGATGCAGGGTATCCTCGACCACCCGCGGACGCGCGTGTCGACGACCGTCGAGCGGACGATTCTCGCCGAACTCGGCGGCGGGTGCGTCGCGCCGGTCGGCATCTACGCCCGCCTGCAGGGCGAGGTCGTGACGACGACGGTGCGCGTCCTCGGCGAGAACGGCAGCGAGGAGGTCGGGGCGACGCGGGACCTGCCCGTCGAGCGCCACAGGGAGGCCGCCCGGGAGTTCGCCGCCGACCTCGCCGACCAGGGCGCGGCCACCCTCATCGAACAGGCACGGCGCGACGACCCCGACGAGGCCAAACGCGAGCAATGA
- the cobA gene encoding uroporphyrinogen-III C-methyltransferase — MSDGTVYLVGSGPGDPELLTLKARRLIDEADVVLHDKLPGPDILAEIPDDKREDVGKRAHGEVTSQQYINERLAELAHEGKDVVRLKGGDPTVFGRGGEEMLYLAEHGVTFEVVPGVTSAIAGPEVAGIPITHRDHASSVTFVTGHEDPDKEESAVDWAALAAGGGTIVVLMGVTRLPEYTAALVEAGMDPETPVAMVERATREGQQIATGTLATIVDARDGAGIEPPALTIIGDVAGTRERVVDFLAPTETTDD, encoded by the coding sequence ATGAGCGACGGCACGGTCTATCTGGTCGGCAGCGGTCCCGGCGACCCGGAACTGCTGACGCTCAAGGCCCGCCGGCTCATCGACGAGGCCGACGTCGTCCTGCACGACAAACTCCCCGGCCCGGACATCCTCGCGGAGATTCCCGACGACAAACGCGAGGACGTCGGCAAGCGCGCCCACGGCGAGGTGACCTCACAGCAGTACATCAACGAGCGCCTCGCGGAACTTGCCCACGAAGGCAAAGACGTGGTGCGGCTGAAGGGCGGCGACCCGACGGTGTTCGGGCGCGGCGGCGAGGAGATGCTGTATCTCGCCGAGCACGGCGTCACCTTCGAGGTGGTGCCGGGCGTCACCTCCGCCATCGCCGGCCCGGAGGTGGCCGGTATCCCCATCACGCACCGCGACCACGCCTCCTCGGTGACGTTCGTGACTGGTCACGAGGACCCCGACAAGGAGGAGTCGGCCGTCGACTGGGCGGCGCTGGCGGCCGGCGGCGGCACCATCGTCGTCCTGATGGGCGTCACCCGCCTGCCGGAGTACACCGCGGCGCTGGTCGAGGCCGGCATGGACCCCGAGACGCCGGTGGCGATGGTCGAGCGGGCGACCCGCGAGGGCCAGCAGATTGCGACCGGGACGCTCGCGACCATCGTCGACGCCCGCGACGGGGCCGGCATCGAACCGCCCGCACTGACGATCATCGGCGACGTGGCTGGCACCCGCGAGCGCGTCGTCGACTTCCTCGCACCCACGGAGACGACTGATGACTGA
- a CDS encoding uroporphyrinogen-III synthase: MTEPTIAVFRPDDDRMARATETLESLGAAPVPDPMLAVEPTGASPRTDADYVVLTSKTGVELAADAGWDPAGATVCAIGASTADALDAHGYAVDVVPDEYSSQGLVDRLASDVDGVRVEVARSDHGSAVLLDGLEAAGAYVHETVLYRLVVPDGAGVSVERAAAGTLDAALFTSSLTVENFLDTAAERGVREAAIDGLNDAVVGAIGLPTKETAEGLGVEVDVIPDDADFAQLARAAVDVLES; the protein is encoded by the coding sequence ATGACTGAGCCAACAATCGCCGTATTCCGACCCGACGACGACCGCATGGCCCGCGCAACCGAGACGCTGGAATCGCTGGGTGCGGCGCCGGTACCCGACCCGATGCTGGCCGTCGAACCGACCGGCGCGTCCCCCCGGACGGACGCCGACTACGTCGTGCTGACGAGCAAGACCGGCGTCGAACTCGCCGCCGACGCCGGGTGGGACCCGGCCGGCGCGACGGTCTGTGCCATCGGCGCGTCGACGGCCGACGCGCTCGACGCTCACGGCTACGCCGTCGACGTCGTCCCCGACGAGTACTCCTCGCAGGGGCTGGTCGACCGCCTCGCGAGCGATGTCGACGGCGTACGCGTCGAAGTCGCCCGCAGTGACCACGGCTCTGCGGTGTTGCTCGACGGGCTGGAAGCCGCCGGAGCGTACGTCCACGAGACGGTACTGTACCGCCTGGTCGTCCCCGACGGTGCCGGTGTGTCTGTCGAGCGCGCCGCCGCGGGGACGCTCGACGCGGCCCTCTTTACCTCGTCGCTGACCGTCGAGAACTTCCTCGACACCGCGGCCGAACGCGGGGTCCGCGAGGCCGCTATCGACGGTCTGAACGACGCCGTGGTCGGTGCAATCGGATTACCCACGAAGGAAACAGCAGAGGGGCTGGGCGTCGAGGTCGACGTCATCCCCGACGACGCGGACTTCGCGCAACTCGCGCGGGCGGCCGTGGACGTACTCGAATCCTGA
- a CDS encoding DHH family phosphoesterase, producing MGPVPDLDERARACAQRLHAADAVLLASHIDADGLTSAAIATTALERAGIPVETVFKKQLDETEIASIAAREYDTVLFTDFGSGQLDVIAEHERAGDFEPVIADHHQPADVATEYHLNPLLEGIDGASELSGAGASYLLARALAETAAADGGTVAGGAGAVDNRDLAGLAVVGAVGDMQAVGGELVGANRAIVEEGAEAGVLAERTDLAFYGKQTRPLPKLLEYASEVRIPGISNDETGAISFLDGLDVDLRAGGDWRRWVDLSDDEQQTVASALVQHALKRGVPAKKVDQLVGTTYTLEAEPEGTELRDASEFSTLLNATARYERADVGLGVCLGDREGALERARHLLENHRRNLSEGLERVKSQGVERTDHVQYFDAGDEIRETIVGIVAGMALGVEGVDPDRPIIAFARKNDEETKVSARGTARLVGQGLDLSAVMREASRAVGGDGGGHDVAAGATVPAGREADFVDAADAIVADQLG from the coding sequence ATGGGACCGGTTCCGGACCTCGACGAGCGGGCCCGCGCCTGCGCACAGCGCCTGCACGCGGCCGATGCGGTACTGCTCGCGTCGCACATCGACGCCGACGGACTGACCAGCGCCGCCATCGCCACGACGGCGCTGGAACGGGCCGGGATCCCGGTCGAGACGGTGTTCAAGAAGCAACTCGACGAGACTGAAATCGCGAGCATCGCCGCCCGCGAGTACGACACCGTCCTGTTCACCGACTTCGGCAGCGGGCAACTCGACGTCATCGCCGAGCACGAGCGGGCGGGCGATTTCGAGCCGGTCATCGCCGACCACCACCAGCCCGCGGACGTGGCGACCGAGTACCACCTGAACCCGCTGCTGGAGGGCATCGACGGGGCCTCCGAGCTGTCGGGTGCGGGCGCGAGCTACCTCCTGGCGCGGGCGCTGGCCGAGACGGCCGCGGCGGACGGCGGAACGGTCGCCGGCGGGGCCGGCGCTGTCGACAATCGCGACCTGGCGGGCCTGGCCGTCGTCGGCGCAGTCGGCGACATGCAGGCCGTCGGCGGCGAACTCGTCGGCGCGAACCGCGCTATCGTCGAGGAAGGGGCGGAGGCCGGCGTCCTCGCCGAGCGGACCGACCTCGCCTTCTACGGGAAACAGACCCGCCCGCTCCCGAAACTGCTGGAGTACGCCAGCGAGGTGCGTATCCCCGGCATCTCCAACGACGAGACCGGCGCTATCTCCTTTCTGGACGGCCTGGACGTCGACCTCCGGGCTGGCGGGGACTGGCGGCGCTGGGTCGACCTCTCGGACGACGAGCAACAGACCGTCGCCAGCGCGCTCGTCCAGCACGCGCTCAAACGGGGCGTCCCCGCGAAGAAGGTCGACCAGCTCGTCGGCACCACCTACACGCTCGAAGCCGAGCCGGAGGGGACGGAACTGCGCGACGCCAGCGAGTTCTCGACGCTTTTGAACGCCACCGCCCGCTACGAGCGCGCCGACGTGGGACTGGGCGTCTGCCTGGGCGACCGGGAGGGGGCGCTGGAGCGGGCACGCCACCTCCTGGAGAACCACCGCCGGAACCTCTCGGAGGGCTTAGAGCGGGTCAAGAGCCAGGGCGTCGAGCGGACCGACCACGTCCAGTACTTCGACGCCGGCGACGAGATACGCGAGACCATCGTCGGCATCGTCGCGGGGATGGCCCTCGGCGTGGAGGGCGTCGACCCCGACAGGCCGATTATCGCCTTCGCCCGCAAGAACGACGAGGAGACGAAGGTCTCGGCCCGCGGCACCGCCCGACTGGTCGGACAGGGGCTGGACCTCTCGGCCGTGATGCGCGAGGCCTCCCGTGCCGTCGGCGGCGACGGCGGCGGCCACGACGTCGCCGCGGGTGCGACGGTCCCCGCCGGCCGGGAGGCGGACTTCGTCGACGCCGCCGACGCCATCGTCGCCGACCAGTTGGGCTGA
- a CDS encoding DUF5783 family protein, which translates to MSDFDPDKFEDKYEHYFPELQQAYRQAFDVMNDRYDSELVHGIDQGILAESEPFYEGDGEFRIELPEEPVDRLSGLVVDREKAETVLDSYVEELESQLRDVFGFAEE; encoded by the coding sequence ATGAGTGACTTCGACCCCGATAAGTTCGAGGACAAGTACGAGCACTACTTCCCGGAGCTTCAGCAGGCGTACCGGCAGGCCTTCGACGTGATGAACGACCGCTACGACTCGGAACTGGTCCACGGCATCGACCAGGGTATCCTCGCCGAGAGCGAGCCGTTCTACGAGGGCGACGGCGAGTTCCGCATCGAACTGCCCGAAGAGCCGGTCGACCGCCTCTCCGGGCTGGTCGTCGACAGGGAGAAGGCCGAGACGGTGCTGGACAGCTACGTCGAGGAACTCGAAAGCCAGCTTCGGGACGTGTTCGGATTCGCCGAGGAGTGA